In a genomic window of Corynebacterium lizhenjunii:
- a CDS encoding DUF3558 family protein, whose product MAASILGLTGCATTPPQIPDHPPATTHASEHVSQTAPDNAEANEFAMPTPGPFDPTAPGYKPFKPCEDIPDEVFERVGVVKAPDGGENTDPYFCPIVVEQTYVGEGFDLTSWQQPFQMLLDTGAFIDAVVPVGGVPKARVLKPHPDYGGGICFVGVETAVGVLGVTYSSFGAPGNERDTCIRTIELFSKFYIGE is encoded by the coding sequence GTGGCTGCAAGCATCCTCGGACTAACCGGGTGCGCCACCACACCCCCACAAATCCCTGACCACCCGCCCGCAACCACACACGCCAGCGAGCACGTCAGTCAGACAGCACCCGATAACGCTGAGGCAAACGAGTTCGCCATGCCAACCCCAGGACCATTCGACCCAACCGCACCCGGATACAAACCCTTCAAACCCTGCGAAGACATACCAGACGAAGTCTTTGAACGAGTCGGAGTGGTAAAAGCCCCAGATGGAGGGGAGAACACAGACCCGTATTTTTGTCCAATTGTGGTCGAACAGACTTATGTCGGCGAAGGGTTTGACCTCACGAGCTGGCAGCAACCTTTCCAAATGCTTCTCGACACGGGAGCTTTTATCGATGCCGTGGTGCCAGTTGGGGGCGTCCCAAAGGCAAGAGTCCTCAAGCCGCATCCGGATTACGGTGGTGGCATCTGCTTCGTTGGCGTAGAAACCGCTGTCGGAGTCTTGGGGGTAACGTACTCGAGCTTCGGCGCACCTGGTAACGAACGAGATACCTGTATCAGAACGATTGAACTATTCAGCAAATTCTATATTGGGGAGTGA
- a CDS encoding tetratricopeptide repeat protein, producing the protein MSDSKSSDSSERRTHRDADGHRGRKKDGQRGSYSGGRGREDRRHDDRRDDQRDHSRDQRNDKRRDERREDRNGAKRDARGGSREDWGPRQGGRRRDDKRGEWKSGPRRGERKGGDRQHAGRGGRQEERKTYSPQRSGFREERLNRRSNDPDIPAEIDAQDLDPSVLQDLKSLAKDNADTVAKHMIMAAMWMDDDPQLALRHARAAKDRAGRVSVAREVNGIAAYRAGEWKEALAELRAARRMTGGPGLLAVMADCERGLGRPEKAIELSREPEAAALDPESAIELAIVVAGARHDLGQHESAVVTLQRANPSRDARGISACRLSYAYANALLLAGRQDEAKEWFEHTVAIDEGDWTDARERLEELS; encoded by the coding sequence ATGTCTGACTCTAAGTCCTCCGATAGCTCTGAGCGTCGCACTCATCGCGACGCCGATGGTCACCGTGGCCGGAAGAAGGACGGGCAGCGCGGTTCCTACTCCGGAGGACGCGGACGCGAGGATAGGCGGCACGATGACCGTCGTGATGATCAGCGCGACCACAGCCGCGATCAGCGAAACGACAAGCGTCGCGATGAGCGCCGTGAGGACCGCAACGGCGCTAAGCGCGATGCCCGCGGAGGTTCCCGTGAGGACTGGGGTCCGCGCCAAGGTGGTCGGCGTCGCGATGATAAGCGTGGGGAGTGGAAGTCTGGCCCCCGTCGCGGTGAGCGCAAGGGTGGGGACCGCCAGCACGCTGGCCGTGGTGGGCGGCAAGAGGAGCGCAAGACGTATTCGCCGCAACGCTCCGGGTTCCGGGAGGAACGCCTGAATCGCCGCAGCAATGACCCGGACATTCCGGCTGAGATTGATGCGCAGGATTTGGATCCATCGGTGCTGCAAGATTTGAAGTCGCTTGCTAAGGACAATGCAGACACGGTTGCCAAGCACATGATTATGGCCGCGATGTGGATGGATGATGACCCACAGCTAGCTCTGCGCCACGCCCGTGCCGCAAAAGATCGGGCAGGCCGGGTGTCCGTGGCGCGTGAAGTCAATGGTATCGCGGCGTATCGTGCGGGAGAATGGAAAGAAGCATTGGCGGAGCTGCGGGCAGCCCGGCGCATGACGGGTGGTCCTGGTCTGTTGGCGGTAATGGCAGACTGCGAACGCGGCCTGGGACGTCCGGAGAAGGCCATTGAGCTGTCGCGGGAACCGGAGGCGGCTGCGCTGGACCCGGAATCAGCAATTGAGCTGGCCATCGTGGTTGCTGGGGCCCGCCATGATCTGGGGCAGCATGAGTCTGCCGTGGTGACTTTGCAGCGAGCGAATCCTTCGCGCGATGCCCGCGGTATTAGCGCCTGCAGGTTGAGTTACGCTTACGCTAACGCTTTGTTGCTGGCGGGCCGCCAGGATGAGGCAAAGGAGTGGTTCGAGCACACGGTAGCCATCGATGAGGGCGATTGGACTGATGCACGCGAGCGTTTGGAAGAGCTGTCATGA
- a CDS encoding HAD-IIA family hydrolase, whose product MTLLSTHDALLLDLDGTVWEGGQPLPGVVDLLNSCSTRAVFVTNNASRSPHEVAALLQAVDIPACPEAILTSAQAAIALAQQHVPAGSRVLVVGADSFRDLAREAGFEVVQSADALPAAVLQGMSKDVGWPQLTEAALAIRQGAQFIASNLDTSLPTERGLAIGNGALVAAVSTSTGVEPISAGKPGPEMFLQAAKMIGASKPLAVGDRLDTDILGANSAAMDTFHVLTGVSGPMELVEAPQQMRPDFIGTSLADLSLKRSEARPGAQGGFTARVDGMDVLLENGDEDATSIQALRTVLEVVWALPQPPRYIQPRSSQAEQAVKGWW is encoded by the coding sequence ATGACCTTGCTTTCGACTCATGATGCCCTCCTGTTGGACCTCGATGGAACGGTTTGGGAGGGCGGCCAGCCGCTGCCGGGAGTTGTCGATCTGCTCAATAGTTGCAGCACGCGGGCGGTGTTTGTGACCAACAATGCTTCCCGTTCCCCACACGAAGTGGCTGCGTTGTTGCAGGCCGTGGACATTCCGGCTTGCCCAGAAGCTATTTTGACCTCCGCGCAGGCGGCGATTGCTTTGGCGCAGCAGCATGTGCCCGCGGGTTCTCGGGTGCTGGTGGTGGGGGCGGATTCCTTCCGTGACTTGGCCCGCGAGGCTGGCTTTGAGGTAGTCCAGTCTGCCGATGCCCTGCCTGCAGCCGTGCTGCAGGGCATGAGCAAGGACGTGGGTTGGCCCCAGCTCACGGAGGCTGCGTTGGCCATCCGTCAGGGGGCACAGTTTATCGCGTCCAATTTGGATACGTCGTTGCCTACGGAACGTGGTTTGGCCATTGGCAATGGTGCCCTGGTTGCTGCGGTATCTACATCAACTGGCGTAGAGCCTATCTCTGCTGGCAAGCCGGGGCCGGAAATGTTCCTGCAGGCCGCTAAGATGATTGGAGCCTCTAAGCCGCTAGCAGTGGGCGATCGTTTGGATACGGACATTCTGGGTGCGAATTCCGCCGCCATGGATACTTTCCATGTGCTGACGGGCGTCAGCGGCCCCATGGAGCTGGTGGAAGCTCCCCAGCAAATGCGTCCAGATTTTATCGGCACCAGTTTGGCTGATTTGAGTCTGAAGCGTTCGGAGGCCCGGCCGGGTGCACAGGGCGGGTTTACGGCCCGCGTCGATGGTATGGATGTGCTGTTGGAAAACGGCGATGAGGACGCGACGTCCATCCAGGCCTTGCGTACCGTTTTGGAGGTGGTGTGGGCACTGCCGCAGCCGCCGCGGTATATCCAGCCGCGGTCTTCTCAGGCGGAGCAGGCAGTTAAGGGCTGGTGGTAG
- a CDS encoding TlyA family RNA methyltransferase — protein MVPQRRRLDAELVRRKIARSREQAVEMIRGGRVFVGGFPARKPASVVEPDVSIRVEAQEGDDWASRGAHKLLGALDAFGVSVEGKRVMDAGASTGGFTDVCLRRGAREVLAIDVGYGQLLWRLQNDERVRVLDRTNIRHIDLQQTFGPCEVMVGDLSFISLKLVLPAIAACMAPGAELLPMVKPQFEVGKERLGAGGVVRSPQLRAEVTLDIARCAQDLGLSCRGVVASPLPGPSGNVEYFLWLVNDGAKSQPSEESLSEMVRTAIEEGPQ, from the coding sequence ATGGTACCGCAGAGGCGACGCCTGGATGCCGAATTGGTTCGGCGCAAGATAGCTAGGTCTAGGGAGCAGGCGGTGGAGATGATCCGTGGGGGCCGCGTCTTTGTAGGCGGGTTCCCGGCCCGCAAGCCGGCTTCTGTGGTGGAACCAGATGTTTCGATCCGGGTGGAGGCTCAAGAAGGCGATGATTGGGCCTCGCGGGGCGCGCACAAGCTTCTGGGCGCTCTGGACGCTTTTGGGGTCAGTGTAGAAGGCAAGCGTGTGATGGACGCGGGCGCTTCTACCGGAGGGTTTACGGATGTGTGCCTACGCCGCGGCGCCCGTGAGGTACTGGCCATCGACGTAGGCTACGGCCAGCTGTTGTGGCGGCTGCAAAACGATGAGCGCGTGCGCGTTTTGGACCGCACCAATATCCGCCATATTGACCTCCAGCAGACTTTTGGCCCCTGTGAGGTTATGGTGGGGGATTTGTCGTTTATTTCCCTGAAGTTGGTGTTGCCAGCAATCGCGGCGTGCATGGCCCCGGGCGCTGAGCTGCTGCCCATGGTCAAGCCCCAGTTTGAGGTGGGCAAGGAGCGCCTGGGTGCTGGCGGGGTGGTGCGTTCGCCGCAGCTGCGGGCGGAAGTTACCTTGGACATTGCGCGTTGTGCACAGGACCTTGGGCTGTCATGCCGGGGCGTGGTGGCATCACCTTTGCCGGGTCCTAGCGGGAATGTCGAGTACTTCTTGTGGCTGGTCAATGATGGTGCCAAGTCACAGCCCAGCGAAGAGAGCCTATCGGAGATGGTTCGCACAGCAATTGAGGAGGGCCCCCAATGA
- a CDS encoding NAD kinase: MSHREDRTILLVPHTGRADNVESMRRAADLLQAAGIRVRVSANRDAGVDFGELEVWGHTADAAEGCEMVLVLGGDGTFLRAADLAHAVDIPVLGINLGHVGFLAEWDAESLEQAIARVIEKSYRVEDRMTLAVRVFDREGVQVGDSWALNEASVENINHSGVLDAVLEVDGRPVSAFGCDGVLISTPTGSTAYAFSAGGPVLWPELDAILVVPNNAHALFTKPLVVSPQSQVAVESESSTSPALVTMDGFRRIDMPAGARVEVSKGSRPVRWVRLDEQPFTDRLVRKLRLPVEGWRGPRG, translated from the coding sequence ATGAGCCACAGGGAAGACAGGACTATCCTGCTGGTTCCGCACACCGGGCGTGCGGACAACGTGGAGTCTATGCGCCGCGCCGCGGACCTTCTGCAGGCTGCGGGGATACGGGTGCGGGTTTCGGCCAACCGTGATGCTGGCGTGGACTTCGGCGAGCTAGAGGTGTGGGGCCACACTGCCGATGCCGCCGAGGGCTGCGAGATGGTCCTGGTGCTAGGCGGGGATGGCACCTTCCTCCGTGCCGCTGACTTGGCGCACGCGGTAGATATTCCTGTCCTGGGGATTAATTTGGGCCATGTGGGTTTCTTGGCGGAATGGGATGCTGAGTCTTTAGAACAGGCCATAGCCAGGGTGATTGAGAAAAGCTACCGAGTCGAAGACAGGATGACGCTTGCCGTGCGGGTCTTTGACCGGGAGGGTGTACAAGTTGGCGACTCGTGGGCACTTAATGAGGCCTCGGTGGAAAACATCAACCATTCGGGGGTGTTGGATGCCGTCCTGGAGGTTGATGGCAGGCCGGTATCGGCGTTTGGCTGCGACGGAGTTTTGATCTCCACACCGACTGGCTCAACGGCCTATGCGTTTTCTGCTGGCGGGCCAGTCTTGTGGCCGGAGCTGGATGCGATTCTGGTGGTGCCGAATAATGCGCACGCGTTGTTTACGAAGCCTTTGGTGGTATCGCCCCAGTCGCAGGTGGCGGTGGAGTCGGAGTCCTCGACCTCGCCTGCGCTGGTGACAATGGATGGTTTCCGCCGGATCGATATGCCGGCGGGAGCACGCGTGGAAGTGAGCAAGGGGTCCCGTCCGGTGCGCTGGGTGCGGCTGGATGAGCAGCCGTTTACAGATCGCCTGGTGCGCAAATTGCGTTTGCCGGTGGAGGGTTGGCGTGGGCCGCGTGGATAG